Below is a window of Malania oleifera isolate guangnan ecotype guangnan chromosome 1, ASM2987363v1, whole genome shotgun sequence DNA.
AATAAATCCACATACACAAAATCAGAACACCAGAACTATCATCGGTGTAGTAATGTGCAGTTTCTTTAATTATATCAGGGAAACTGAGTTCTGCAGATTCATCATTCCCCTATTTTCTCATTTAGAGTTGACCAAAATATACCATCTATAACCCTAGAATTTCTTACTCTGCCAAACAGTAGATATAACTATATTTTAGGACACAAAAATGTGCATACAAACCTCTTATTATGGTAAATTAGTAACTCCTACTCAAGCAATAAAATCATCTATATATCCACATACATCCTATCAGTACACCATGACTCTCATTGCTATCGTAATATGCAAAGTTTCTTTAATCATATCTGTGCAACTAGGTTCTGCTTATTCATTATTCCCTTATTTTCTCCTTTAGAGTCGGCTAAAATAAACGATCCACAGCCCTAGAACTTCTTACTCTGCCAAtcaataattataatatttaaaacacAAAAATGCACACACTGAAATACATGTTAAGATATATTAAAAGCTCACACTCATGacatcttatttttattattccaATGACTTCCAATGCCTCATACTCTTAAGCTTGTTCTATTCAAGCTAAAACCCAATCAGCAATACAAGTGATGTATGATACCCACCCCTAATCAAAAGCCAATCACATGTCAGTATTGGTAAAAGTTAAAACAAGTAAGACCTGCCAACAAATGGTGTAGTGAAAAGTGATGCCCACGGGGTTGTTTGAATGATGAAAAACAAAacactcaataatttttttttcaatagaacAGAATCCAGAAATTAAGTAGCATTAATCACGAACATGTAAACAAGAAATAATttagagagtgggagagagagagagagagatcttaaAACCAATTTATAGAAAACAAACAAATTCACTGCACATTTTTTATGACATGGTAAATGTGAGTTAAAAGGCATTGTTGAAGCATCATATGGACAACTGCCACAAATACAAAATGGAGTCCCCAAAGCAGCTAGCGAATCAACAAATGCAAAATTAACTAGCACAGCTAACCATAAACACTTCTTCACTTTTAGTAGCAAATTCATTTATGACCAAATCAAAGCAAGGATAACAAAGACGCCAATCATCAAAAACAGCATCTTCAAATAGGAATCCCTTTGCTGATCTTGACCTGTTGCCTGCGGAACTCCAGGAGCATGAGCATGGGGATGAGCATGACCAGAGCCCCCATGAAATGAATTAGAAAATCCATAGGGGAAACCAGAGGTGGTTCCATAGACAGTAGCATCGGGGAAGCCATGAACCTGAATATTGAATAAAGATGGAAATAGGCCTCCAAAAGCAGCAGACAATGCAACATTGCCAATTCGTGCAGTCGCCATTGGCACAAATCCTCCCATTAGCCCAAACCCAAGATTGGGGAAGTAATTTGCTTCTGGGGGAGCAGCTGTTTCAGGCCTCTGCCCCGCTGGGCGATTAGGAATTTCCATACCTGGAATTGATCTTGATCTGGGATCTGTTGATGCTTTACCCCTGCCATAAATGGGAACCAACTTCTCCTCCTGTATAAGAGCTTTACAAACTGGGCATTCTTGCAAATGTGAATGATGGTGAAGCCATCTGTATAGACAAGGCCAACAGAATAGGTGACCACATAAAGTGACGATTGGGTCTTGAGCTAATTCAAAGCATATATTACATTCAAAATCAGCAGCATCATTGCTACTACTGCCAGCGAAAGTTGGGCTTTGAGGTGGCCTGCTTGTCGATTCCCCAGTCTCACTTGCCATCTCCAACCCGTAGAAATTCAAAGGGAAATGCCTGTAGATGATTAAATACACCAAGTCAAGAATGCCTATCAAGAGAAGGAAAActatataaggaaaaaaaaaataacctatATCAACAATAAATAAAGGTTTGCTATGACAACCACATTTGCTCTCTACTATATGTCAAAAGAATTGAAAAAGATCTAACTTAGCTCCAAGACCCCTACCCAAAACTTgatcttttgttttcaatttttttcaaaaataaagatcaGAAGCCTCTGCGCttgttaaattttttcaaaaatggcGAGCCACAAGCCCCACAATCCAATCCAGTGTTCATAATAACTTTCACAACTAAGAAATTAATTATATTCATGCCACTTTGAAAGATCCACAATACTAGGGAAAGGGGCAGTATTTGGGTTTGTTGAGCCAAGTTTCCCTTCATTTCTATAATCAAAAGTGCCCATAAAATAACACTTTGGGGGCAAATTGAATATCATTTGAGTCAATTTGAGATAACTCATGGCCATGGGCGAAAACCCATACTCTAAAACAGTTGGATCAAAACAAGGCGCAACCCTAATCAAGCAAATAacatactgaaaaaaaaaaaaaaaatcagcggATCACCCCCAATTTCTAAAAGGGCCAGCAAATgtaaacataattaaataaataaacgaAGAGAAAACAATGGCATAGTTTCTAGCTTCTAAGACCCAGCTCGAACAAAATCAAATGGTGCGCAAAGGAAAATCATAAAATAGAGTTCCATAACGGAATTCAATTTTATAAAAAGCGATCGAATAAACGTAAAGAAACAAATAATacccccccgggggggggggggggggggttgaagaAAAAAAGAATCTCGCCATAGAAAAGAATCCGAAAGAAAGTCCAATCGATTTGGTTCCCGAGAAAACGAGGGAAAATGAAAGTGAAATCCAAGCTTCTAAAAACAGATCAAATAAACCCAATTCGATTATTAGAGAGTTTGTATTCAAACAAGATTAGCTAAAACTATAATTTCAAGAAAGAAAACTGACCTTCAAATTAACCGACTCTATCGATCGAAAGAAGGAAACGGGGCAAACTCAGGAATGTGTCGAGACCTAATATTCAGCAGAAGTTCGCCGAGAATATTGCGGAAGGTTCTAGGGCCGTCCCGTTCTCTTGTTTGAAAGAAATGTCCCAGCCTTATCATGTTAATTGTCACGAAAATGTTGACTTTCATTAAAAGTTTGACGGTCAGCTGTGAATAATTTGAGTTGCAACGAACTCATTTGGACAAGAGTTGGCTCAGATTCATTTTTCACGGTTAGGTGCAAAGAGATGTAGGGCTAGTTTAATtgcaaaaaataatttatttttttattccaatttatttttttataaatttataaaaaaattaattaagttatttgATTTCACAATACTTGTGTGGAATAAATGAATGCACATTATTGCTAATATTAATTTGTGGAAATTGCAACGAAAATCCACAACAAAGtcaacaaataaaaacaaaaaataaaaaaaaaatttattgcaagaaataaaaatttattatgcTCGACAATTTGTGTCTATGTTCTCAAAATCAAATAAGGTCATCGATTCTACTATTCAATAATAAGTACGAGCAAAATGACCTAATCCcttttctctcacttctctcgtGTTTAACAGTTTTCTTGAACCAAgaatcatacatttcatatgaaaatataagatgactttcataaaacataaaattacatcaTAAGTATCCCTCGCCATGGATGAAGGATGCACCGATGCGGGGTCCTTCGACTCCCTATGCAAAATCGAAGACATAAGTTGTACTCGAAATACTACTCTCAAGTAATTCTTCATATATTAGAAATTAGACTTCACATACAATAGaaatagtttatttttattttaaaattaaaaacaactaCAAAATGatactttttaatttttaaatttatgtaaaaagtattgaaaaatattttcttactattatttttaaaaattttcaaatattagtATTAAATATATGAGAGTATGGAATCCacttcttaaatttaaattttttttttggattatgcatAGAGTTTATTTTAAATTGACAAATTAAAATTGAAGCCTCATAATTCATGATTCTAAGTAACACCTCACTACctcatataaaattttaaaaaattagaaacaagttttttttatgattattttagaacctagaaacaaaaaataaaaaattattttacacataaaaaaaactctttattttttatgtttttaataatgatcttgaaaaaatcaaaaattaactaatttttacaattctttagaaaactaaatattaaaaaatttaaaatattttcgaCAACTAAATACCCTTAATTTCTAAATTCGTAAATAAATTTATCTTATTTTGTCTGG
It encodes the following:
- the LOC131153139 gene encoding uncharacterized protein LOC131153139, translating into MASETGESTSRPPQSPTFAGSSSNDAADFECNICFELAQDPIVTLCGHLFCWPCLYRWLHHHSHLQECPVCKALIQEEKLVPIYGRGKASTDPRSRSIPGMEIPNRPAGQRPETAAPPEANYFPNLGFGLMGGFVPMATARIGNVALSAAFGGLFPSLFNIQVHGFPDATVYGTTSGFPYGFSNSFHGGSGHAHPHAHAPGVPQATGQDQQRDSYLKMLFLMIGVFVILALIWS